One window of Pelobates fuscus isolate aPelFus1 chromosome 9, aPelFus1.pri, whole genome shotgun sequence genomic DNA carries:
- the LOC134572754 gene encoding UAP56-interacting factor-like isoform X2 — MEEQDQTDPGFHPDNGKIDMSLDDIIKLQHEETDTQPMDIQTSLRDKARNFTNRVGFRRKPRNQQGSNRPKFGFGIIPKYNQAGPMTRKRAANINRSRTTNQQNSNAKNTQNRSQTQVRRPQQQKYFRPAVTLVQDLTKRVNVQNRRTQFNTGQRRQRLGTPNLNRRLTQQITLNPGKRMPNARRWQMDNGFGSTLTVSVPNQQAKQVKLPNRPGMTRTSLRFRKPAVQSKAPLPKGVPLRFNFRAMANHTSVTLNERFSSLKIKGQFATLRRSGERTVLLA; from the exons ATGATATAATAAAGCTTCAACATGAAGAAACAGATACCCAGCCCATGGACATCCAAACAAGTCTAAGGGACAAAGCCAGAAACTTCACAAACAGAGTTGGTTTTAGAAGAAAGCCAAGAAATCAGCAGG GATCCAACAGGCCTAAATTTGGTTTTGGAATCATTCCTAAATATAACCAAGCTGGCCCAATGACAAGGAAAAGAGCAGCAAACATAAACAGATCAAGGACAACGAACCAGCAGAATTCAAATGCAAAG AATACTCAAAACAGATCTCAAACCCAAGTGAGACGCCCACAGCAACAAAAATATTTCAGGCCTGCAGTCACCCTAGTGCAAGATTTGACAAAGAG AGTCAATGTTCAAAACAGAAGGACACAGTTTAACACAGGCCAAAGAAGACAAAGATTGGGTACACCCAACCTAAACAGAAGA tTAACACAACAAATCACACTAAATCCTGGAAAGAGGATGCCTAATGCAAGGAG ATGGCAGATGGATAACGGATTTGGATCAACATTGACAGTTTCTGTTCCGAACCAGCAAGCAAAACAAGTCAAATT ACCTAACAGACCAGGAATGACACGTACCAGTTTGAGATTCAGAAAACCAGCTGTGCAATCCAAAGCTCCTTTACCGAAAGGAGTCCCACTGAGATTCAACTTCCGAGCAATGGCTAATCAT ACCAGTGTCACACTCAATGAAAGATTCTCCTCTTTGAAAATTAAAGGACAGTTTGCAACATTAAGAAGAAGTGGAGAAAGAACCGTCTTGCTTGCGTAG
- the LOC134572754 gene encoding UAP56-interacting factor-like isoform X1, whose protein sequence is MEEQDQTDPGFHPDNGKIDMSLDDIIKLQHEETDTQPMDIQTSLRDKARNFTNRVGFRRKPRNQQGSNRPKFGFGIIPKYNQAGPMTRKRAANINRSRTTNQQNSNAKNTQNRSQTQVRRPQQQKYFRPAVTLVQDLTKRVNVQNRRTQFNTGQRRQRLGTPNLNRRLTQQITLNPGKRMPNARSRWQMDNGFGSTLTVSVPNQQAKQVKLPNRPGMTRTSLRFRKPAVQSKAPLPKGVPLRFNFRAMANHTSVTLNERFSSLKIKGQFATLRRSGERTVLLA, encoded by the exons ATGATATAATAAAGCTTCAACATGAAGAAACAGATACCCAGCCCATGGACATCCAAACAAGTCTAAGGGACAAAGCCAGAAACTTCACAAACAGAGTTGGTTTTAGAAGAAAGCCAAGAAATCAGCAGG GATCCAACAGGCCTAAATTTGGTTTTGGAATCATTCCTAAATATAACCAAGCTGGCCCAATGACAAGGAAAAGAGCAGCAAACATAAACAGATCAAGGACAACGAACCAGCAGAATTCAAATGCAAAG AATACTCAAAACAGATCTCAAACCCAAGTGAGACGCCCACAGCAACAAAAATATTTCAGGCCTGCAGTCACCCTAGTGCAAGATTTGACAAAGAG AGTCAATGTTCAAAACAGAAGGACACAGTTTAACACAGGCCAAAGAAGACAAAGATTGGGTACACCCAACCTAAACAGAAGA tTAACACAACAAATCACACTAAATCCTGGAAAGAGGATGCCTAATGCAAGGAG TAGATGGCAGATGGATAACGGATTTGGATCAACATTGACAGTTTCTGTTCCGAACCAGCAAGCAAAACAAGTCAAATT ACCTAACAGACCAGGAATGACACGTACCAGTTTGAGATTCAGAAAACCAGCTGTGCAATCCAAAGCTCCTTTACCGAAAGGAGTCCCACTGAGATTCAACTTCCGAGCAATGGCTAATCAT ACCAGTGTCACACTCAATGAAAGATTCTCCTCTTTGAAAATTAAAGGACAGTTTGCAACATTAAGAAGAAGTGGAGAAAGAACCGTCTTGCTTGCGTAG
- the LOC134572754 gene encoding UAP56-interacting factor-like isoform X3, whose protein sequence is MEEQDQTDPGFHPDNGKIDMSLGSNRPKFGFGIIPKYNQAGPMTRKRAANINRSRTTNQQNSNAKNTQNRSQTQVRRPQQQKYFRPAVTLVQDLTKRVNVQNRRTQFNTGQRRQRLGTPNLNRRLTQQITLNPGKRMPNARSRWQMDNGFGSTLTVSVPNQQAKQVKLPNRPGMTRTSLRFRKPAVQSKAPLPKGVPLRFNFRAMANHTSVTLNERFSSLKIKGQFATLRRSGERTVLLA, encoded by the exons GATCCAACAGGCCTAAATTTGGTTTTGGAATCATTCCTAAATATAACCAAGCTGGCCCAATGACAAGGAAAAGAGCAGCAAACATAAACAGATCAAGGACAACGAACCAGCAGAATTCAAATGCAAAG AATACTCAAAACAGATCTCAAACCCAAGTGAGACGCCCACAGCAACAAAAATATTTCAGGCCTGCAGTCACCCTAGTGCAAGATTTGACAAAGAG AGTCAATGTTCAAAACAGAAGGACACAGTTTAACACAGGCCAAAGAAGACAAAGATTGGGTACACCCAACCTAAACAGAAGA tTAACACAACAAATCACACTAAATCCTGGAAAGAGGATGCCTAATGCAAGGAG TAGATGGCAGATGGATAACGGATTTGGATCAACATTGACAGTTTCTGTTCCGAACCAGCAAGCAAAACAAGTCAAATT ACCTAACAGACCAGGAATGACACGTACCAGTTTGAGATTCAGAAAACCAGCTGTGCAATCCAAAGCTCCTTTACCGAAAGGAGTCCCACTGAGATTCAACTTCCGAGCAATGGCTAATCAT ACCAGTGTCACACTCAATGAAAGATTCTCCTCTTTGAAAATTAAAGGACAGTTTGCAACATTAAGAAGAAGTGGAGAAAGAACCGTCTTGCTTGCGTAG